A region of Pyxidicoccus parkwaysis DNA encodes the following proteins:
- a CDS encoding protein kinase domain-containing protein: MSPEATTMDEHGTSERQTVGGRYILERRLAGGGMGTIWVALDPKLQRQVALKLMASHCAPTPFARQQFEWEAQAIARLQNPHVIQVHDCDLSGDTPYIVMELLDGEDLEALLNRRERLSLAMVDRILTQASRALTAAHAAGVIHRDLKPANLFLARTASGELVKVLDFGLALLMSGGAAKPHPEEEMAGTPRYMSPEQLRGIEPRLDHRCDLWALCVVAYRALTGQHPFSLEALRQMRMGNAPPAPPPPSSIVPELGAEVDAFFARALDPEPSRRYQSAHELASAFTSRVEAGRPSRPAKVLVVDDEPDIVVLMEQSFRKQIRRSVYQFLFAADGEEALEQMRQHPDVQVVLCDINMPRMDGLTFLSRVGEVSSLTRVVIVSAYGDMNNIRTAMNRGAYDFITKPIDFPDLETTLVKTLKHVRELRSTIRSTEENGLLRMFVPGGVLERLPPLLQGSDALAGERVEGTVVFIDVDAFTPVLHQEAPAESLRRLNANFEAIVPEVLSHGGTVDKFVGDAVMAVFRGPGHVDRAQEACLAIRRQLGTLADRGGERAPYAHGVCIGLDSGELVSGSVGAKASGRLDFTVLGEVVNTASRLAARAERGQVLLSARARELSQVPFEYTSLGEQALPGAGQVSVFELVRREGETRVAPNEPTPFVPSQPREEQGPAVLVAGPSR; encoded by the coding sequence ATGTCCCCCGAGGCCACGACGATGGATGAACACGGCACGTCCGAGCGCCAGACGGTTGGCGGCAGGTACATCCTGGAGCGGCGACTCGCCGGTGGCGGCATGGGCACCATCTGGGTCGCGCTGGATCCGAAGCTCCAGCGTCAGGTGGCGCTGAAGCTGATGGCGTCGCATTGCGCGCCGACGCCGTTTGCCCGCCAGCAGTTCGAGTGGGAGGCGCAGGCCATTGCCCGCCTCCAGAACCCGCACGTCATCCAGGTCCACGACTGCGACCTCTCCGGCGACACGCCTTACATCGTCATGGAGCTGCTCGACGGCGAGGACCTGGAGGCGCTCCTCAACCGCCGCGAGCGGCTGTCGCTGGCCATGGTGGACCGCATCCTCACGCAGGCGTCGCGCGCGCTGACGGCCGCGCACGCCGCGGGCGTCATCCACCGGGACCTCAAGCCCGCCAACCTCTTCCTCGCCCGCACCGCGAGCGGCGAGCTGGTGAAGGTGCTCGACTTCGGGCTCGCGCTCCTCATGTCCGGCGGAGCGGCGAAGCCCCACCCGGAAGAGGAGATGGCGGGCACGCCGCGCTACATGAGCCCGGAGCAGCTCCGGGGAATCGAGCCGCGGCTGGACCACCGCTGCGACCTCTGGGCGCTCTGCGTCGTCGCGTACCGCGCGCTCACCGGGCAGCACCCGTTCTCCCTCGAGGCGCTGCGGCAGATGCGGATGGGCAACGCGCCCCCGGCGCCTCCGCCGCCCTCCAGCATCGTCCCCGAGCTGGGCGCGGAGGTGGATGCCTTCTTCGCACGCGCGTTGGACCCGGAGCCCTCGAGGCGCTACCAGTCCGCGCACGAGCTGGCCTCGGCCTTCACCTCGCGCGTGGAGGCGGGCCGGCCGTCGCGCCCCGCGAAGGTGCTGGTGGTGGACGACGAGCCGGACATCGTCGTGCTGATGGAGCAGAGCTTCCGCAAGCAGATCCGCCGCTCCGTCTACCAGTTCCTCTTCGCCGCGGACGGCGAGGAGGCGCTGGAGCAGATGCGCCAGCACCCCGACGTCCAGGTCGTCCTCTGCGACATCAACATGCCGCGCATGGACGGGCTCACCTTCCTGTCGCGCGTGGGCGAGGTCAGTTCATTGACTCGCGTGGTCATCGTCTCGGCGTACGGCGACATGAACAACATCCGCACGGCGATGAACCGCGGTGCGTATGACTTCATCACCAAGCCCATCGACTTCCCGGACCTGGAGACGACGCTCGTCAAGACGCTGAAGCACGTGCGCGAGCTGCGCAGCACCATCCGCTCCACGGAGGAGAACGGCCTGCTGCGCATGTTCGTCCCCGGCGGCGTGCTGGAGCGCCTGCCTCCGCTCCTGCAGGGCTCGGACGCGCTCGCGGGTGAGCGCGTGGAGGGCACGGTGGTGTTCATCGACGTGGACGCCTTCACGCCCGTGCTCCACCAGGAGGCGCCTGCGGAGTCGCTGCGCCGGCTCAACGCCAACTTCGAGGCCATCGTCCCCGAGGTGCTGTCGCACGGCGGCACGGTGGACAAGTTCGTCGGCGACGCCGTCATGGCCGTCTTCCGGGGCCCGGGCCATGTGGACCGCGCGCAGGAGGCCTGCCTCGCCATCCGTCGGCAGCTCGGCACGCTCGCGGACCGGGGAGGCGAGCGCGCCCCGTATGCCCATGGCGTCTGCATCGGCCTGGACTCGGGAGAGCTGGTGTCCGGCAGCGTGGGCGCCAAGGCCTCCGGCCGGCTGGACTTCACGGTGCTGGGCGAGGTGGTGAATACCGCTTCCAGGCTCGCCGCCCGCGCCGAGCGGGGCCAGGTGCTGCTCAGCGCCCGCGCCCGCGAGCTGTCGCAGGTGCCCTTCGAGTACACCTCGCTGGGAGAGCAGGCGCTGCCCGGGGCGGGGCAGGTGTCAGTCTTCGAGCTGGTGCGCCGCGAGGGGGAGACCCGCGTGGCCCCGAACGAGCCCACGCCCTTCGTGCCGTCCCAGCCCCGCGAGGAGCAGGGGCCGGCGGTGCTGGTGGCCGGGCCCTCGCGCTAG
- a CDS encoding Hsp70 family protein, whose product MHKEPIIGIDLGTTNSCAAIVEDSGNVKLIPYKGGEYTIPSIFAIDDKGNELIGYEAKRQWQLNPRNTVYGAKRLVGRPFNSDVVETMKKVVAYNLRPGKKNDVALDVGKKEFTLQEISAKILAKIREVASNYLKMPIKRAVVTVPAYFNDRQRQSVKDAGKLIDLEVVRIINEPTAAALAYGVGKGLKEKVVIYDLGGGTFDVSIIEIRDRVFEVKATGGDVFLGGIDFDNAIIHHVLKDFAAKTGIDLATDPVAMQRIKDLAERTKIDLSAREEVPFNIPFITMTSQGQPLNIEMKFTRKMLEQLTNQLVDRTLQMVARVLVDSGLSTKDVDEVMLVGGQTRMPVVQDRLTKFFGKPPSKGVHPDEAVAIGAALYAHSLQDDTNLRIQLLDVIPMAIGLEKAGGAFHVVFPRNAPIPNAKQLLATTSMDNQTELAMRIFQGDHDMVARNDMLGEFTFSGIQQARAGGVQVEITFDVSVEGILTMRARDPVTGREMKTTVRVTQS is encoded by the coding sequence ATGCACAAGGAGCCCATCATCGGCATCGACCTCGGCACGACGAACTCGTGCGCGGCCATTGTCGAGGACAGTGGGAACGTGAAGCTCATCCCCTACAAGGGGGGCGAGTACACCATCCCCTCCATCTTCGCCATCGACGACAAGGGGAACGAGCTCATCGGCTACGAGGCCAAGCGCCAGTGGCAGCTCAACCCGCGCAACACCGTCTACGGCGCGAAGCGCCTGGTGGGCCGGCCCTTCAACAGCGACGTCGTCGAGACGATGAAGAAGGTCGTGGCGTACAACCTGCGCCCCGGCAAGAAGAACGACGTCGCCCTGGATGTGGGCAAGAAGGAGTTCACCCTCCAGGAGATCAGCGCGAAGATTCTCGCGAAGATCCGCGAGGTCGCCTCCAACTACCTGAAGATGCCCATCAAGCGGGCGGTGGTGACCGTCCCCGCCTACTTCAACGACAGGCAGCGCCAGTCGGTGAAGGACGCGGGGAAGCTCATCGACCTGGAGGTGGTGCGCATCATCAACGAGCCCACCGCCGCGGCGCTCGCGTACGGCGTGGGCAAGGGGCTCAAGGAGAAGGTCGTCATCTACGACCTCGGCGGCGGCACGTTCGACGTGTCCATCATCGAGATTCGCGACCGCGTCTTCGAGGTGAAGGCCACCGGCGGCGACGTCTTCCTGGGCGGCATCGACTTCGACAACGCCATCATCCACCACGTCCTCAAGGACTTCGCGGCGAAGACGGGCATCGACCTGGCCACGGACCCGGTGGCCATGCAGCGCATCAAGGACCTGGCCGAGCGCACGAAGATTGACCTCTCCGCGCGCGAGGAAGTGCCCTTCAACATCCCCTTCATCACGATGACGTCCCAGGGCCAGCCCCTGAACATCGAGATGAAGTTCACGCGGAAGATGCTGGAGCAGCTCACCAACCAGCTCGTGGACCGCACGCTGCAGATGGTGGCGCGCGTGCTGGTGGACTCGGGGCTGTCCACCAAGGACGTGGACGAGGTGATGCTGGTGGGCGGGCAGACGCGCATGCCCGTCGTCCAGGACCGGCTCACGAAGTTCTTCGGCAAGCCGCCCAGCAAAGGCGTGCACCCGGACGAGGCCGTCGCCATCGGCGCGGCGCTCTACGCGCACTCGCTGCAGGACGACACCAACCTGCGCATCCAGCTGCTGGACGTGATTCCCATGGCCATTGGCCTGGAGAAGGCGGGCGGCGCGTTCCACGTCGTCTTCCCGCGCAACGCGCCCATCCCCAACGCGAAGCAGTTGCTGGCCACCACCAGCATGGACAACCAGACCGAGCTGGCCATGCGCATCTTCCAGGGCGACCACGACATGGTGGCGCGCAACGACATGCTCGGCGAGTTCACCTTCTCCGGCATCCAGCAGGCCCGCGCCGGCGGCGTGCAGGTGGAGATCACCTTCGACGTGAGCGTGGAAGGCATCCTCACCATGCGCGCGAGGGACCCCGTCACCGGCCGGGAGATGAAGACCACGGTGCGCGTGACGCAGAGCTGA
- a CDS encoding PrkA family serine protein kinase, with translation MDAKGFLQEVGAQVNADFVKNRSILSFEEYLSLFFNDPKGQARNAAQYLRDVMDHFGTETVPHPTGTIRRFKVFDAPSGDRDGRVAGQEEVQNSIYRLLGNFVRAGRINKLILLHGPNGSAKSTLVNALKEGMEAYSRLPQGALYRIAWVFPSEKLIKGSIGFGERDITQGEVASFAHLESEAIDLRMPCELRDHPLFAVPPGERKKLLETALKKKGLGNGDGETGDFILSDYLREGGLCSKCRSIYTALLNSYGGDWLKVMRHVQVERFYVSRRYQVGTVTVEPQMSVDAMVQQITADRTQLNVPAPLHSTVLYEPHGPLIHANRGLIEYADLLKRPLEAFKYLLGFSETGEVPLEPFVLQLDEVLIASANEKHLGAFKELPDFASFKGRIELVRVPYLRRYKTEQQIYDAQITSTTVGKHVAPHATEVAAMWAVLTRLKKPIPDRYPNDVKELIDHVSPVEKLHLYEEGAPPDRLSLANTKELKKLREDLFTESDAYPNYEGRSGASAREIKTALFNAAQNPDYKCLNALAVLEELHAICKDKSVYEFLLQEVVDGYHDHEAFVRVAETEYLDRVDTEVRESMGLVSEGQYRELVERYIQSVSHWVRGEKMRNRITGEMEKPDENRMAEVEAIVMPKGEQAAEFRRGLISAIGAHRLDNPDLEMDYPRIFPDMFRRLRDHYFEERKRVLRKNKENVLKYLSEDRNQLTPREQTQVQSTLKTMSERYGYCESCAKDAILFLMKKRYG, from the coding sequence GTGGACGCGAAGGGCTTTCTGCAGGAAGTGGGCGCGCAGGTGAACGCCGACTTCGTCAAGAACCGGTCGATCCTGTCCTTCGAGGAATATCTCTCCCTCTTCTTCAACGACCCGAAGGGCCAGGCGCGCAATGCCGCCCAGTACCTGCGGGACGTGATGGACCACTTCGGCACGGAGACGGTGCCGCACCCCACCGGCACCATCCGCCGCTTCAAGGTGTTCGACGCCCCCTCGGGCGACCGGGACGGCAGGGTGGCCGGCCAGGAGGAGGTGCAGAACTCCATCTACCGGCTGCTCGGCAACTTCGTCCGCGCCGGCCGCATCAACAAGCTCATCCTTCTGCACGGCCCCAACGGCAGCGCCAAGTCCACGCTGGTCAACGCCCTCAAGGAGGGCATGGAGGCGTACTCGCGGCTGCCGCAGGGCGCGCTCTACCGCATCGCCTGGGTGTTCCCGTCCGAGAAGCTCATCAAGGGCTCCATCGGCTTCGGCGAGCGCGACATCACCCAGGGCGAGGTGGCGTCCTTCGCGCACCTGGAGTCGGAGGCCATCGACCTGCGCATGCCGTGTGAGCTGAGGGACCACCCGCTCTTCGCCGTGCCGCCGGGCGAGCGCAAGAAGCTCTTGGAGACCGCCCTCAAGAAGAAGGGGCTGGGCAACGGGGACGGGGAGACGGGCGACTTCATCCTCTCCGACTACCTGCGCGAGGGCGGGCTGTGCTCCAAGTGCCGGAGCATCTACACCGCGCTGCTCAACTCGTACGGCGGGGACTGGCTCAAGGTGATGCGCCACGTCCAGGTGGAGCGCTTCTACGTCTCGCGCCGCTACCAGGTGGGCACGGTGACGGTGGAGCCGCAGATGAGCGTGGACGCCATGGTCCAGCAGATCACCGCGGACCGCACCCAGCTCAACGTGCCCGCCCCCCTGCACAGCACGGTGCTCTACGAGCCCCACGGGCCGCTCATCCACGCCAACCGCGGCCTCATCGAGTACGCGGACCTGCTCAAGCGGCCGCTCGAGGCCTTCAAGTACCTGCTCGGCTTCAGCGAGACGGGCGAGGTGCCGCTGGAGCCCTTCGTCCTCCAGCTGGACGAGGTGCTCATCGCCTCCGCCAACGAGAAGCACCTGGGCGCCTTCAAGGAGCTGCCGGACTTCGCGTCCTTCAAGGGCCGCATCGAGCTGGTCCGCGTGCCGTACCTGCGCCGCTACAAGACGGAGCAGCAGATCTACGACGCGCAGATCACCTCCACCACGGTGGGCAAGCACGTGGCGCCGCACGCCACGGAGGTCGCCGCCATGTGGGCCGTGCTCACGCGCCTCAAGAAGCCCATCCCGGACCGCTACCCCAATGACGTGAAGGAGCTCATCGACCACGTCTCTCCGGTGGAGAAGCTGCACCTCTACGAGGAGGGGGCCCCGCCGGACCGGCTGAGCCTGGCCAACACCAAGGAGCTCAAGAAGCTGCGCGAGGACCTCTTCACCGAGTCGGACGCGTACCCCAACTACGAGGGCCGCTCGGGCGCCAGCGCGCGTGAAATCAAGACGGCGCTGTTCAACGCCGCGCAGAACCCCGACTACAAGTGCCTCAACGCGCTGGCCGTGCTGGAGGAGCTGCACGCCATCTGCAAGGACAAGAGCGTCTACGAGTTCCTCCTCCAGGAGGTGGTGGACGGCTACCACGACCACGAGGCCTTCGTGCGCGTGGCCGAGACCGAGTACCTGGACCGCGTGGACACCGAGGTCCGCGAGTCCATGGGCCTCGTGTCGGAAGGGCAGTACCGCGAGCTGGTGGAGCGCTACATCCAGAGCGTCAGCCACTGGGTGCGCGGCGAGAAGATGCGCAACCGCATCACCGGGGAGATGGAGAAGCCGGACGAGAACCGCATGGCGGAGGTAGAGGCCATCGTCATGCCCAAGGGCGAGCAGGCCGCCGAGTTCCGCCGCGGCCTCATCTCCGCCATCGGCGCGCACCGGCTCGACAACCCGGACCTGGAGATGGACTACCCGCGCATCTTCCCGGACATGTTCCGGCGTCTGCGAGACCACTACTTCGAGGAGCGCAAGCGGGTGCTGCGCAAGAACAAGGAGAACGTCCTCAAGTACCTCTCCGAGGACCGCAACCAGCTCACCCCGCGCGAGCAGACACAGGTGCAGAGCACGCTCAAGACGATGTCCGAGCGCTACGGCTACTGCGAGAGCTGCGCGAAGGACGCCATCCTGTTCCTGATGAAGAAGCGCTACGGGTGA
- a CDS encoding S1 family peptidase — MSRFFPGVSALLALVSCASAPSQQAAVASASEAAPVLERVVKAEAPRPTRKEQVRRILPHNVRLQILEDGRTRSTASGVVVGSERDEQGGAVAWVVTNAHAVEMGHLKAPVLRVMVDRRGDVLERTAEVVAKGQVPDLDLALLRVPGLELPAAELADDAELELGEDVVVAASPFGRALSLSGGMLSQVEWDRETKRPHMVKTDAPIGYGASGGGIFSLETGRLLAIVEGYRTAKVDFAVQEQSYSFDVPMPGETFAAPSAKVRQFLQSNGFARLLKHAAPTEGGVAQAAGR; from the coding sequence ATGAGCCGCTTCTTCCCGGGCGTTTCCGCCCTGCTCGCCCTCGTGTCTTGCGCCAGTGCTCCCTCGCAGCAGGCCGCCGTCGCTTCCGCGTCCGAGGCGGCTCCTGTCCTGGAGCGCGTCGTGAAGGCCGAGGCCCCGCGTCCCACTCGCAAGGAGCAGGTGCGGCGCATCCTCCCGCACAACGTGCGCTTGCAGATTCTGGAGGACGGCCGGACGCGGAGCACGGCGTCGGGCGTGGTGGTGGGCTCGGAGCGGGACGAGCAGGGTGGGGCGGTGGCGTGGGTCGTCACCAACGCGCACGCGGTGGAGATGGGGCACCTGAAGGCCCCCGTGCTACGGGTGATGGTGGACCGCCGGGGCGACGTGCTGGAGCGCACGGCCGAGGTGGTGGCGAAGGGGCAGGTGCCGGACCTGGACCTCGCGCTGCTCCGCGTGCCGGGCCTGGAGTTGCCCGCGGCGGAGTTGGCGGACGACGCGGAGCTGGAGTTGGGTGAGGACGTGGTGGTGGCGGCCTCGCCGTTCGGCCGCGCGCTGTCCCTGTCCGGCGGCATGCTGTCCCAGGTGGAGTGGGACCGGGAGACGAAGCGCCCGCACATGGTGAAGACGGACGCGCCCATCGGCTACGGCGCGTCGGGCGGCGGCATCTTCAGCCTGGAGACAGGGCGCCTTTTGGCCATCGTCGAGGGCTACCGCACCGCGAAGGTGGACTTCGCCGTGCAGGAGCAGAGCTACAGCTTCGACGTGCCCATGCCCGGCGAGACGTTCGCCGCACCCAGCGCGAAGGTGCGCCAGTTCCTCCAGTCGAATGGCTTCGCGCGCCTCCTGAAGCACGCGGCCCCCACCGAGGGCGGCGTGGCGCAGGCGGCTGGCCGTTAG
- a CDS encoding deoxycytidylate deaminase: MSGRVSWDQYFMDIAKQVATRATCDRKHVGAVIVRGRTILSTGYNGSIRGLPHCDDVGHMMENGHCVATVHAEANAIIQAATNGVGIEGGTIYTTASPCWPCFKLIANAGLVRIVFGEFYRDPRIFEFAARLKLELVGLGEGARPPATTT; the protein is encoded by the coding sequence ATGTCCGGACGCGTTTCGTGGGATCAGTACTTCATGGACATCGCGAAGCAGGTGGCCACGCGGGCCACGTGTGATCGCAAGCACGTGGGCGCCGTCATCGTGCGCGGCAGGACGATTCTTTCCACGGGCTACAACGGCTCCATCCGCGGCCTGCCGCACTGCGATGACGTGGGCCACATGATGGAGAACGGCCACTGCGTGGCCACCGTCCACGCCGAGGCCAACGCCATCATCCAGGCGGCCACCAACGGCGTCGGCATCGAGGGCGGCACCATCTACACGACGGCGAGTCCCTGCTGGCCGTGCTTCAAGCTGATCGCCAACGCGGGCCTCGTGCGCATCGTCTTCGGCGAGTTCTACAGAGATCCCCGCATCTTCGAGTTCGCCGCCCGGCTGAAGCTCGAGCTCGTCGGCCTGGGTGAGGGCGCTCGCCCCCCGGCGACGACGACCTGA
- a CDS encoding histidine kinase dimerization/phospho-acceptor domain-containing protein, translated as MVGAVRYGAVPTLMDSLMHDVRNPLNALAIHLEVLAEKLKAETGQVPPSQEKNLKAMRDQIQRVDGILKLFSEFVVHRGATPGEADLSEAATRALGVLGHEGRKRRVQVQSAVEAGVRVRLPDTSEVGFFLVQALMRAFRRAEGGGSVKVLVRADGASAVLEVEDSGGTSELSPEVVAALELRCAQLGVEPHIRAGHCRLVFPRA; from the coding sequence ATGGTGGGCGCGGTCCGCTACGGCGCCGTTCCCACGCTGATGGACAGCCTGATGCATGACGTGCGCAATCCGCTGAACGCGCTCGCCATCCACCTGGAGGTGCTGGCCGAGAAGCTGAAGGCGGAGACGGGCCAGGTGCCGCCGTCGCAGGAGAAGAACCTCAAGGCCATGCGTGATCAGATCCAGCGCGTGGACGGCATCCTGAAGCTGTTCTCCGAGTTCGTGGTCCACCGCGGCGCGACGCCGGGCGAGGCGGACCTGTCGGAGGCCGCGACGCGCGCCTTGGGCGTGCTGGGCCACGAGGGCCGCAAGCGCCGCGTGCAGGTGCAGTCCGCGGTGGAGGCCGGAGTGCGGGTGCGGCTGCCGGACACGTCCGAGGTGGGCTTCTTCCTCGTGCAGGCCCTGATGCGCGCCTTCCGCCGCGCGGAAGGGGGCGGGTCGGTGAAGGTGCTGGTGCGAGCGGACGGTGCTTCCGCGGTGCTGGAGGTGGAGGACTCGGGCGGCACGTCCGAGCTGTCGCCGGAGGTGGTGGCCGCCCTGGAATTGCGCTGCGCGCAATTGGGCGTGGAGCCGCACATCCGCGCCGGACACTGCCGGCTGGTCTTCCCCCGGGCATGA
- the nla6 gene encoding enhancer binding protein Nla6, protein MGSARILAVDDERDTCEALAEMLSAWGHKVEIAFDGHDALRKAGEFRPDVVLSDLAMPETDGLWLLRNLKEELPDCPVVFLTGRGTIDAAVEAIREGAYDFIVKPLDTARLKVCIDRALEKKETMREVQTLRRRLKQLGSSDLIAQSANMRKVIELVEKVAPSKASVSISGESGTGKEVVSRAVHNLSLRRDKPFIAINCASIPHTLIESELFGHERGAFTGADQRRPGVFEMAHGGTLFLDELGEIPLELQAKLLRVLEEGKLRRLGGKVEIEVDVRVLCATNRDLKQEIKAGRFREDLYFRLNVFQIHLPPLRERREDVPILVQHFVDKYRGDSAKRVSGVHPEAMEVLKNYDWPGNIRELRNAVERAVILCDGELITREHLPPDMAGKAPERHTFRLPFGLSLDAVEREYILGSLQRNGNNKARTAEVLGVSEKTLYNKLNRYAAEARAQQTPGGHGGGPLGGQGSEGPLGANSLVVR, encoded by the coding sequence TTGGGTAGCGCACGAATCCTGGCCGTGGATGACGAACGCGACACGTGCGAGGCGCTGGCGGAGATGCTCAGCGCCTGGGGGCACAAGGTCGAGATCGCCTTCGACGGGCATGACGCCCTCCGCAAGGCGGGCGAGTTCCGGCCGGACGTCGTCCTGTCGGACCTGGCCATGCCGGAGACGGATGGCCTGTGGCTGTTGCGCAACCTGAAGGAAGAGCTGCCGGACTGCCCGGTGGTATTCCTCACGGGGCGCGGCACCATCGACGCCGCCGTGGAGGCCATCCGCGAGGGCGCCTATGACTTCATCGTCAAGCCGCTCGACACCGCGCGCCTCAAGGTCTGCATCGACCGCGCGCTGGAGAAGAAGGAGACGATGCGCGAGGTGCAGACGCTGCGCAGGCGGCTGAAGCAGCTCGGCTCGTCGGACCTCATCGCCCAGTCCGCCAACATGCGGAAGGTCATCGAGCTGGTGGAGAAGGTGGCCCCGTCCAAGGCCAGCGTCTCCATCAGCGGCGAGTCCGGCACCGGCAAGGAAGTGGTCTCCCGCGCGGTGCACAACCTGTCCCTGCGCCGCGACAAGCCCTTCATCGCCATCAACTGCGCGTCCATTCCCCACACGCTCATCGAGTCCGAGCTCTTCGGCCATGAGCGCGGCGCCTTCACCGGCGCGGATCAGCGCCGCCCCGGCGTGTTCGAGATGGCCCACGGCGGCACCCTGTTCCTGGACGAACTGGGCGAGATTCCCCTGGAGCTCCAGGCCAAGCTCCTGCGCGTCCTGGAAGAGGGGAAGCTGCGCCGGCTGGGCGGCAAGGTGGAGATTGAGGTGGACGTGCGCGTGCTGTGCGCCACCAACCGCGACCTCAAGCAGGAGATCAAGGCGGGCCGCTTCCGCGAGGACCTCTACTTCCGCCTCAACGTGTTCCAGATCCACCTGCCGCCCCTGCGCGAGCGGCGCGAGGACGTGCCCATCCTCGTGCAGCACTTCGTGGACAAGTACCGCGGGGACTCGGCCAAGCGCGTCAGCGGCGTGCACCCCGAGGCCATGGAGGTGCTGAAGAACTACGACTGGCCCGGCAACATCCGCGAATTGCGCAACGCGGTGGAGCGCGCGGTGATCCTCTGCGACGGCGAGCTGATCACCCGCGAGCACCTGCCGCCGGACATGGCCGGCAAGGCGCCCGAGCGGCACACGTTCCGGCTGCCCTTCGGCCTCAGCCTGGACGCGGTGGAGCGCGAGTACATCCTCGGCAGCCTCCAGCGGAACGGGAACAACAAGGCCCGTACGGCCGAGGTGCTCGGGGTGAGCGAGAAGACGCTGTACAACAAGCTCAACCGCTACGCGGCCGAGGCCCGGGCGCAGCAGACCCCGGGCGGCCACGGCGGCGGGCCCCTGGGCGGGCAGGGCAGCGAGGGACCGCTGGGCGCCAACAGCCTGGTCGTCCGCTGA